The Pyrus communis chromosome 14, drPyrComm1.1, whole genome shotgun sequence sequence GATTGTTATCGGTGGATCATACGGTGGAAGTGAGTGACTGCAGATTCACCTTCACGAATATTGTTTTAGTAATTAAGATAAGTAACTTTTTGGCCATGTTTTTTATTCTCCCTTTTGAATTTCCATTTTTGATACAGTGCTTGCTTCATGGTTTCGGCTCAAATATCCCCATGTCGCAGTGGGAGCTCTAGCCTCGTCAGCTCCAATTCTTTACTTTGATAACATTATCCCACCAGAAAAGGGATATTTTTCCATTGTGACCAAGGATTTTCAAGTAAAGTCTTTTTCTTTGATGACGTTTTAACTTCAATGTATGACATCAATTGGAGTTATATAACTTTTTGGAATGCATGTGCAGGAAGCGAGTGAGACTTGCTACCAAACAATTAAGAAATCATGgtctgaaattgatgaaattgcCTCTAAGGATGGAGGCCTCTCAATTCTTAGCAAGAAGTTCCACACTTGCAGGTTAGTGTAGTAAACCTTGACATTGTATGTTGGGATTTACATAATTTCTAGACTAGTTAGCTAGCTTGATATTTCTTTGTATCAATAAGAATTATTTGCACTTTTTTTCATTTACTTAAGTCTGAGGAAATTGTATTGCTATTGGGAAATTGGCTGAAACAATACAAAATACAAATCTCAGTTGCAGAATTGGTTGCTTTTTGAGATTTGTTGATATGTCATTATCTGATGATCATTTCAACATTTGAGATTTATAAACGGAATTGTTATTGTCACTCTAAAATTCTTATTTTACACTCTAAACttattatatttagaaagaaaaatacatttgtgaggattaaaaaatgagatttttagagtgtacAATAGCAGTTTCGTTTATAAAAAGCCTTATATAGAGTCAATTTCCCGAGATGAATGATCTCTTATTAATTcattgttttattgttttttagtttgttGAACAATTCTTCTCAGCTGAAGGATTACTTGCAATCAATGTATGCTCAGGCAGCTCAATACGACAGTCCACCAAGTTATCCAGTTACTGTTGTCTGTGGAGGAATTGATGGAGCTTCTTCTGGAAATGATACTCTAAGCAAAATATTTGCAGGCCTTGTTGCATACATAGGAAACAGGTCGTGCTATGTTAATCAACCCAGAAACCTATCTGAAACAGATATAGGGTGGGGATGGCAGGTAATTAGTTACATTAATTTAGTTATCTTGTCACCATCTcataattgattaattatgaCAAACTTAAAAAGTAATACCAATGCTTGCATACATTACAAGACCAATTTTATAGCTTCAATTTTTTATTcgattttgtatttattttacaatttactATTATTAGGGGGAAGGGGAGAGTCAGAGACTACTACAATAATTTACGGGATGGAAGAATTTCGAACTTGATATGCATAGGTAGAAACCTAACATCCTATATATTAGGATATTAGTATTAAGGATAAACATTTAACCATCCACtagattttctttaattaaggTGGAGAGCatttgaatctaaaacctcttaGAAGGATTTTTTAGCATTGCGAAGTCTAATACCACTACAGTActaagtttcaaaaatagtttCGTATATTGACCTTTGACTTAATTAAGTTTATGgttctttttaaaattaaaaaaaatgtctcAAGTTCgaatattcaaatttaatttaggCGTAGACTTTGAATCCTTCATCGTCGCGTCACACATACCCTACTCCGCGCATGCGCAACTCTGTGCAAAGCCCACCCAAACACATGTACATGTTTTAATTTGGAGGATAATATTATCATAGGGAAAGAGTAGTCAAATATTTACGCTGATTTGTTCAAAAGAGTAGTCCACCACCACTTGATAAAAATCAGATGGCTTTCATGTGGTCACATGCATTGACATGCGCGCATGCTAGCTAGGTTGCTTAACAAATAATTTGCCAAGGTTGAGTAATCATCATTCAAAGGGTTGACTTGATGAAAGACAAATTGATGTGGATCATACTGccttttcttttgtgtgttgCATTTGCGTATCATATAATTCCAATTTTCATAAAGTcacatttatttttcattaagtCACATTTATGTTCACACATGTATAACTAATCTATCGTACTTCGAGTTTGTTTTTCATTACATCTGTAAGAACATGTAGATATTTATATTACAAATTCATGTGCGTTTTAGAAAACATTTGAAAGTGCTTCTTGAAAAAACAAACACTTAATAagtgctttaaaaaaatatgaacttggaagtaggggtgggcacgggccAGGTTGGGCccaaaattgaagaaaccagACCGAACCTGTTTGTAAATAAAACAGGATGGGGCAGGACGAGAcgggttttgggtttttcaaaatgGGATCCGGACCTAACCCGACCCTTTTGAAACGGGCTGGTCCTATGGGTCCCCGCGGGTCCAAGTGTGGGTGCCTTATCTTCCTAGCAAGTCCATGTCTCCTCCATCCTCGGGTACCTCCTCGAGTCCTTCATCCGCTTCACCGTCACGATAAACCCGAACTCCATCACCGCCTTGTATGTACTTCCCATTGTGGATCCATACATATAAAATCATGGCACCCTTTATCcgaaatcaacaaaatcaatcaCTTTGTCTCTAGTTCCTTTTCAAAATCACCAAAAGGGATATGAGTTTATACCCATTGCAAGATCCCTACACCGTTAACAACATGCAAGAGACATTGTCCTTCAATTTTTCCTTAATCTAAACTCCACAACAAAttcagaaaaaaagaagaagaaaaaaactccATCTCATATTTCCCACAATACGGTACCTGCAAATTAATGAAAACCCAGATGGGCTAGATGCCCAATCTTGCAGAAAATTAAGATATGAGAGGAGACATTGGAAGACTAAGAACAGAGAGCATGGTGGTCGACTTCGACTAGCATGGCGttgatgatggtggtgtttgACCATCTCGAGGTGCTGATGATGGGGGTCTTCGTTGAGGAGGAGAATCGAGAGATAGGTGGTGCGACGGCAGCGGCGGTTCTAAGTTTGATGTTGTCGAGGTCAAGGAGGAGAAGACGAGTGACAAAGACTTTGTGGGTGGGAGGAAACGAGAAAGAGTCTGAGTTACAAACTGGGGGATGGGATCTTAGATGATGGACTAAGAAATGGGCCGGTCCGGGGGCATGTTCTTCTCAATATTTGGACTCAGGCCTGAACCTTAATTGCCATTGCCCCGCCCCGCCTCGCCCCATTTACTCTCCAAAAAATTGGAACCGCCCTGTACCCGTCCCGAACCTAGATTACCCGCTCCGACCCGCGGTTCCactacccgtttgcccacccctacttgAAAGTGTTTCCCGAAAAAGAGCTACAAAGTGTTTCTTTACCTATGATAATATGATCGAATATAAAAAACTTGATAATTTTACAATAAGTAGAAATTCAATAAATCATGGAAGAAATGTATGTGCCGTACTATGTTATGTATAGGAAAGATCGGAGATGTCCAGTTTCCTCCTAAAATTATTCAAGAAAACTTGATTAAATGGTTGAATACAAATAACTTAATTATTGTTATTCTAATATTGTCATACATATGCTGTAGAATCCCATTCATACACTGACAGTGTCTTTCTTGTTTAGTGTTTACTTAGTGTTTACTTAGTACTTGAGCCAAATATTTATATAATTGAAAGTTGTTAACAACCCAatgcagagaaagaaagagaaattgaCTGCAAATTAAATCTGATTTTATTCTAGCTAGTGACGGAAAAGAAATAAGACGACcgcatatattaaaaaaaataaaatttgcataAATGAATATGGATTCTCAGGGGCAAAGCTAATGTTAATAACGATCTTAATATTCCTGAGAACTTAGATTCGAATTAGGTAGATAACGTATCAATATCAAGTTACTACGGTAAGCCTATTATGTAGTTTTTGATCCAAATTCCCTACAATTATAATGTAAATACgttgttgtattaaaaaaaaatccatcatGATACAAACATCAATGTCAAAACCAATATCAATACCAATGTCAATGCCAATATCAACAATTATTAATATATCTTTTAGTGGGAAAGTTTACTCTCTCGCACACAGACAGATGGGTTTATAGGGCTACAAAAATTGGACAATAAAATGGGGCCGTCTAGCTTTAAGGTTGTAGATGTGACTCATGACTTTCTGCATTGTACTTAGACGTGTAGTGACATGGTGATACCCATAAGCATCAGCAACGACACCATGTTTCAACCTGACCCGTTCGATCTGGAAGCCCACATCAAATCCTGCAAGGCAAAGTATGGAGTCCCTCCTCGACCACGTTGGGTCACTACGTACTTCGGAGGCCATGTAAGTGTCCTCTTTATAATGATATTCAACATTTTAACATCagtatttttcttcatatatttTAATTCACTTTAATATGTTGCTGCTGATGCTAACAAAAATTACACCAAACACAGGATATAAAACTAGCTCTCCACAGGTTTGCTAGTAACATCATTTTCTCCAATGGGCTAAGAGACCCATACAGTAGTGGCGGGTAAGCATGAAAATTACTACATATTACTatataaacacaaataaattaaaggaatATTGCCTTGACAAACCAACATTCATGCATGATGTACCTGGCAAAGTTAACCGTTGTTTTTAACTCTCATTACACAGGGTGTTGGAGGACATATCACGCACTGTTGTTGCCGTCCAGGCAAAGAATGGTACATGTCAAATTCAATATTTCAGAAGGgtgaaaccaaaaaccaaaaacaaaatgttaTATTTTGGGGTCTTTTGAAAACTTTTCGGTAACTAATTTCAGTTTTTAACTTTCAGGAAAATAAAAAGTGATTTCAAAttcaatccctttttttttttttttttttttgtgtatttaaaaacaaaaactacaaGATTGGTTTCCAGTTTTCATCTTGttctaaaaactgaaaaatgttTTTGTCAGTATTCATGGATgtcaaataaaactaaaaaactgaAATAGTCATCAAACAAACTGTCAAATGTattacatttgaaaaaaaaattgatagggCAATAATCCCACCTAAATATAATTCATTCAGCTTAAAATATTACAAGAAACGGAAATACCAGAAGGATAGAGACATACGGAAATAGTTTAAATTAatgtacaaaattaaaatttattttacagGATCTCATTGCTTGGATATACTTCCTGCAAGCCACACTACTGATCCAGGCTGGTTGGTGGAGCAGCGAAAAACTGAAGTGCATATCATCAAAGGATGGTTGGCCAAGTACTATGCCGACCTTCAGGCAttcaaataatgaaaattaCCCCTTCAAACAATAAGACCACGGAAAACAAATTGATTAGGGCAAATCCCAGCTACAACTTTCTGTGTGTCCTGCAGGGAAAAATCCATTAATTTTCAAAGACAAGGGCCACCCGTTGATTATTAGTTGCATGTAATATTTGAACCTATGTTTTCTTCTCCTTTGGATGTATCCCATATTCGTTAGAATTTGTAAAGGGCAACCATAGGGGTATTTACAAACTGTATAGCTACTATCAAACGTAATtcctaattttttgttattgtttacACCATTAAAATATTGAACTTGCATCAATGGCATCCCCACTAGAACTTCAATGGCACAAATTACCCTGTCACAGTAGCATCATATGTCAATAACACAAGAATATGTGTTATTTCTTGTCCATGTGTTTTTGTATTATTAACATGAAACGCTACCGTGATAGTGTATTTGTGCTATATAAGTTGTCCTCCACTCCATATTCCTTTGTATTAGAGTTCTTGCCATTGCAGCTGAATTGGCTTGGATTAGGCAGCTCTTTTGATCTCCATGTGCCTTTATATATAAGTTCCTTCAATTAATGCTTTATTGTGATAGTATTTATGCCATTGCATTATCTTCTAATTCAGTATTCCATTGAAGAGTGAAACACATTGAGATATATTACCACTTTGTCAGAAAAAGGGTTACAAGAGGGGATTTGAATGTGCAACATGTATCTTTTGCTGAACAATTTGTAGACATACCGGCAAAGGATCTTTCTGCACCGCTGTTTCATCAACGTTGTGCCAATCTTATGCTTGGCTCGTCCAAGCATGAGATTGAAGGGGATGTAAAGATATCAACCATTGTAACATTGCCAAGTTTCACAGATTGAAGAAGGAAGGTGTTAGAAGTCTGTTTAGGTTGTTAAGTTAGCTATTTTCTGTTCGAGTAGTCAGCTCAGTTTCCTCGTGAGTAAAAAATGAGAAGTCTCTAAATACTGTAAACTTGATCATTTGAGACTTAATGAAGGCAAGAAAGcatttctccttctctctctctctctctctctctctctcaaaaattCTCTCCGTGttctctctactttctctctgTATCCTCCTTCCATTTTAAGGGGCAGTTGTAAACTTGCAGTTGAGTGATCTGTGTTGAAATCTccaattgaccaaaaaaaaaacaaaaaaggtaaaACCATTGCCGAAGAAAACATTGAAATTGAAGGAGAATGttggattaaaatttagaaagtGAAAATAAACCCATTAAACACATTTTGTAACTTTGAGTATGCATGGCTGGTTGTTGTTAATGAGACTAGAAAAGACCGCCTATCGTGAGCATGCCAATATTCAGTTTATACGTTATGTATGTTTGTAAACACACAACTGAAACTAAAGCCTGTTAATTTGCATTCTTCTACAAAACCTTTGTCATGAGCCCATTTCTATACACACTTCAATGCCTTTTACTGATCATTTCTCTATATGTCACCACCTCTTTTAATTCTTTTACACTGCTAAACATTCCAAGGCTGAGCTCCACCGCCAGCGGAGGCACATATTACACGGCCAAACTCAAGCTTtgtctgattttgatgaaactcattttcaaacattttattACAACCAAACactagggctggtttggtattgttgtgttttgaaaaaaaaactgcttctgctgtgctgtgagaataagctcatttttgctgcttcatgttttcggctttttttcatccaaaactgggaaaataagctgtttttaaatgtttaccaaataccTTTTTGAGCTCAGCTTTGTTTTAtactcactttttataaaaccacctcaataccaaaccgGTACTTAATCATTTCAACTATATATAGGTCTGAAAGCTATGCCACTTTTTAACAACGATATGTGATCAATTCCAAGCATTGGGGTGCACCAATATTTCCTTACCTCGGCGCAGAAGCATCATTAGAAATGCTCTACTTGCCATCGGCTTTCTCAGCGACAACGCCATTCAGTTCTCTCCAATTACACACTGAGGTATGCATGAAAAAGATATGGATCATGTTTGCACGCATACAAGTACTATTTTGAGACAACTATTTTTCTCATCATCCGCTTCGGTACTATGGGAAATCAATCCCATTTGGATCAAGGAAAGAAGCATTTAAAAATGCACGCGCTCTTGGTTACTTCACTTCATGTTGACGTTTTGATGTATATTTCATGAATAAAACAGTTACAAGATGCAGCATATATGGAAGaagaaacaagaagaagagaggagggAAGATGACAGCTAATGCCAACATCATGATGACCTGCAATCCCTCTAAACTTAATCTATTATCCAGCTTTGGCTTTTACAGCAAGAAGAGCCGAAAGCAATGGATGAAAACAGTAGGTGAGAGGGAGGACCGAAGATAACAGCTAGGCAATGACACAAGCTGAGCTGTTTCTCCATCACCACTAGACACCACTTGTTATTCTTCTAATATTTAACCCTACTTTTAATAATGAcatccaatactccccctcaagctggatccagtaggttgatggatccaagcttggagaGGAGTCTTTGAAACTGATGAGAAGCCAGAGGTTTGGTGAATATATCAGCCAGCTGATCGAAGCTTTTTACATAATGTGTCTGAATCACCTGCGACTGTACTTGTTCACGGACATAGTGACAGTCGACTTCAATATGCTTCGTCCTCTCGTGAAAGACGGGGTTTGATGCTATGTGCATGGCAGCCTGGTTGTCACAAAATAAGGTCATTGGTTGAGCTGTGAACACACCTAAGTCACATAAAAGTCCTTTTAGCCATATCAGCTCACACGCGGTTGAGGCCATTGCACGATATTCAGCTTCGGCACTTGATCTTGCGATGACagtttgtttcttgctcttccacGTGACcaggtttccaccaacaaaggTACAATAACCAGTGGTGGACTTGCAATCGATTGCgtttcctgcccaatcagcatcataGTACCCCATGATTTGAGTGTTGTCATTATTTGCCATGAGGATGCCACGACCAACAGACCCTTTTAAGTAACGTAAGATTCTTTTGACAAGGTTCAGATGCTCGATGGCGGGAGAGTGCATGAACTGACTGGCAATACTTACTGAATGTGAAATGTCTGGTCTGGTGATCGTTAGGTAGATCAGCTTGCCGACAAGCCTCTGATATAAGCTGATATCCGAGAGTGGCGTGCCTCCCAAGTCAAGCTTGAGCTTGCTATCAAGAGGGGTAAGTGCAGGCTTGGCATCACTCATATTGGCATCTTTAAGTAGGTCCATGACGTACTTTTGTTGATTAAGAAATAGTCCCTTATAAGAAGATGCCATTTCgattccaagaaaatacttcaacacCCCAAGATCTTTAACCGCAAATTGTTGTTGAAGTGACTGTTTGAGTGTGGTGATTTCAGCAGCATTATCACCTGTAattattaagtcatccacatatatcAACACAACCAATTTGCTTACAGCTCTTGTGCGaacaaataatgatgaatctgcATTACTCCTTTTGAAACTAATGCTATGAAGAACTGTACTTAGTTTTGCATACCAAGCACGTGGTGATTGCTTCAGTCCATAAATTGACTTATGTAACTTACACACCAAATTAGGCTCTTGGCTTTGAGGGTGTCCTGGTGGCAATCTcatatagacttcttcttcaagatcaccatgtagaaaggcgttcttcacgtccatttgatACATAGACCAACCTTTATTGACGGCAACAGACAATAGAACCCTTACTGAGTTCATTTTTGCAACAGGAGCAAATGTTTCCTTGTAATCCAcctcaaatgtttgagtgaatccTCGAGCCACCAGCCTGGCTTTATGCCTCTCAATCGAAACATCAGAATTAAACTTGATCTTATAGATCCACTTACAGCCCACTGCtttttttccttgtggaagtttggtgatgctccagGTTTTGTGTTGGTCTAGTGCTTTGAGTTCATCTCTCATTGCTTCTTTCCACACAACTTGATTATTAGCCTCATAAAAGTTTTGAGGCTCACTGTGACTTGAAATGTTGTTAAGAAAGGCAGCATGAgatggagttaccttttgatacGACACGCAATTTGAGATTGGATACCTCAGTTTATATGTGACAAAATCTTGAaaccttgtgggaggttgtctatCACGCCGAGGATTGCGTCGAGGTACTGGGAGGTTTGTCTCATCCTCGTTCAAATTGTCATCCACACCTTGAGGATTTTCTATGTTGTCGTTGTCATCATCATGCACCGAGTCATCATCATGCACAGAATTATCAGGATGAGTACCTTCATTATTGACTTCAATGGGAGGTGTAGAAGTACAGATTCTTGGTAGAGGAATTAGGTCTAAGATGCACTCCCCCTGACTTGTGGCTTCATGTGATttgctgaaaaaaaaattagcttcATGGAATCGTACATCTTTAgatacaattatttttcttagttGAGGATCATAGCACTTATATCCTTTTTGTGTTGatgaataaccaagaaaaatacatttgagaGCTCTAGGGTCCAACTTATCTCGATGGTGTGACTGTATATGAACAAAACAGACACAGCCAAAGACTCTAAGATGTGAAAGGtcgatttttcttcctttcatgaCTTCAAGTGGAGATTTAAACCCCAAGACTCGGCTAGGAAGTCTATTGATGATGTACACAGCCGCCATGACTCCTTGTGACCAAAATCTCTTTGGTACGTTCATTTGTAACATTAATGCTCTCGTTTTTTCCAGAATGTCACGATTTTTCCTtgcagctacaccattttgttgaggtgtgccGACATaacttgtttgatgcatgatacCATGCTTGCTCAAATATAATGACATGATATGAGACATATATTCGGTGCCATTGTCAGATCTTAAGGTTTGAATTTGAGAGGAAAAATGGTTCTTAACAAGATTGTGAAAATCCTTAAAAACTTCAATCACTTCACTCTTAGACTTTAAAAGGTACAACCATGTGGCTCTAGAGAAATCATCGACAAAAGTTACATAATacttataaccatcaaaagattcaaacgttggtccccatacatctgaGTGAACTAGTTCGAAAACTTTACTAGTCCTAGATAAGGATGAGGTAAAAGACAATCTGGTGGCTTTAGACAAATGACATGTTTCACACGAAATTAAATCATTCCCTAAGTTTGGAAACAAGGAAGACAAAATAGGTTGGGAAGGATGAGCTAAACGTTGATGCCACAATTGACTATCTTGGGATGGACTGgacttggcttgaaatcctctGGGACTGCTTTTTGATATGTAATAGAGGCCATCTAGGTAaaacccttcaccaatcgtcttcttggtgatgcaatcctgaaaaatgacattgtgaggagagaaaatggccaaacaatttaaggtattggtgatttttcccacagatagaagttgaaatggaaaAGAAGGAACAAATAAGGCTACTGACTCAATTTTGTCCGATATTAAGTTTATATTTCCCTTCCCTAAAACCTTAGAACTCTCACCATTGGCAGTTGAGACTTGAGACGgttttgaaaaattttcaaacttgtgaaacttagaaacatggttggtcatatgatctgtggcacccGAATCAACAATCCACAAATCATGcatcatatttacattaagagcagTTTTAAAAGCAGTCATGATACCTTGCATGTCATCTTGGGCCATATGTTGTGTTTCTGTCAGAAATCCAGCAAACTTGCCTAGCAAAGCTATTGAATTTCTATCTTCAAAGCCGACCGTTTGGTCACTCTTAAtcctttctttcttgctttgaaGATACACTGCAAACTCATTTATGAGTGCAGCTGGATTTGCAGTGAAGCTCTTGAGTGTATCAGACCTATGAGAGGTTGAGGTAGTTGCATTGTTGGCTCTATGTGGTGCACGGTTCAGTCTTTGTGAGCCCTTGTTTTCCTTCATGAACTCTGGCTTTAATTCTGGATGTAAAATCCAGCATGTCTCCTTAACGTGACCAGTATAGTTGTAGTGTTGGCACTTTAAGTGTGGATTCttcactttgtattttctttcgtTGGCTAGATAAGCCCTTGCTTCAGTTACACTGGTCTTTGTGCCAGtgttcatgactttccttcgtaCTTCTTCACGTTGGATTGTTGCACATACGCTGGTGAAGGAAAGTAGTTCGGGGTTCATGAGTATGTGGCTTCGTAGGTCTTCGTATCCTGAATCGAGACTTGACAAGAGTTGgaatatcttgtcttcttctgccCTTTTCAGTAGTAAAGACGCCTCAGTTGTGTGAGGCCGATACATTTCCAGCTCATTCCACATGCTCTTCATGCTGCCTAGAAGTTGAACAAAGGGCTTTCCTTCTTGTTGTATGTTGGAAAtgttcttcttcaattgaaACACACGTGTAGCATTGTTCTGGCTGCCATACATCTCCTTGACTGTCTCCCATAGTTTGAATGATGATTCAGAATAACTGAATATTTCAGCTAGTTTACGTTCCATGGAATTTAGGAGCCATGACATAACTAGCTGATCCTTACAAAGCCAGATTTCATAAGTTGGTGAAGAAACATCAGGAACTTCGAtgcttccatttatgaaccctagCTTGGACCTTCCACCTAGGGCAAGACTCACTGCTCTCGACCAA is a genomic window containing:
- the LOC137716019 gene encoding uncharacterized protein; this encodes MNPFISFLLFLLPIISLFITNSVSGSPLKIPRLSPTGGTFVHGNYFANDQPKALSALDQNDFETFYYTQTLDHFDFRPDSFTTFQQRYLINSKYWGGSNVSAPIFAYLGAEESIDTDLASVGFLSENAYQFQALQIFIEHRYYGKSIPFGSREEAFKNASTIGYFNSAQAIADYAEVLIHVKKQLHAEDSPVIVIGGSYGGMLASWFRLKYPHVAVGALASSAPILYFDNIIPPEKGYFSIVTKDFQEASETCYQTIKKSWSEIDEIASKDGGLSILSKKFHTCSLLNNSSQLKDYLQSMYAQAAQYDSPPSYPVTVVCGGIDGASSGNDTLSKIFAGLVAYIGNRSCYVNQPRNLSETDIGWGWQTCSDMVIPISISNDTMFQPDPFDLEAHIKSCKAKYGVPPRPRWVTTYFGGHDIKLALHRFASNIIFSNGLRDPYSSGGVLEDISRTVVAVQAKNGSHCLDILPASHTTDPGWLVEQRKTEVHIIKGWLAKYYADLQAFK